The following are encoded together in the Periplaneta americana isolate PAMFEO1 chromosome 5, P.americana_PAMFEO1_priV1, whole genome shotgun sequence genome:
- the LOC138700507 gene encoding uncharacterized protein isoform X2: MVDVTSVLHTMVPHWVLSNEAQSMLITTGLLLLGWILLRWAIQCILSVLWPVSLLLLLVVAMGPDTAQWLVRDVLPPCVDTLRDWMITALNHANSTFHSQIPS; this comes from the exons ATGGTGgac GTGACCAGCGTCCTGCACACCATGGTGCCACACTGGGTGCTGTCCAACGAGGCTCAGTCCATGCTGATCACAACCGGTTTGCTGCTGCTGGGATGGATACTGCTGCGCTGGGCCATCCAGTGCATCCTGTCGGTGCTTTGGCCCGTAtcgttgttgctgctgctggtcGTGGCGATGGGACCAGACACGGCGCAGTGGCTGGTACGAGACGTGCTGCCACCTTGCGTGGATACCCTGCGCGACTGGATGATCACTGCTCTGAACCACGCCAACTCTACCTTTCACAGTCAAATCCCAAGCTAA
- the LOC138700507 gene encoding uncharacterized protein isoform X1, which translates to MARPLSSEANRLLVGLHPVWLRICVPGHHRRSGVPRKHDDDCVLVRPPFSVDLRYEFQVSLMLLPNLILLVTSVLHTMVPHWVLSNEAQSMLITTGLLLLGWILLRWAIQCILSVLWPVSLLLLLVVAMGPDTAQWLVRDVLPPCVDTLRDWMITALNHANSTFHSQIPS; encoded by the exons ATGGCTCGTCCTCTGTCTTCTGAAGCCAATCGTTTACTTGTTGGATTGCATCCTGTGTGGCTTCGAATATGTGTTCCTGGACATCATCGACGGTCTGGTGTCCCTCGTAAACACGATGACGACTGTGTTCTGGTCCGACCACCCTTTTCAGTGGATCTACGATATGAATTCCAAGTCAGCCTAATGCTTCTTCCGAATCTTATTTTGTTG GTGACCAGCGTCCTGCACACCATGGTGCCACACTGGGTGCTGTCCAACGAGGCTCAGTCCATGCTGATCACAACCGGTTTGCTGCTGCTGGGATGGATACTGCTGCGCTGGGCCATCCAGTGCATCCTGTCGGTGCTTTGGCCCGTAtcgttgttgctgctgctggtcGTGGCGATGGGACCAGACACGGCGCAGTGGCTGGTACGAGACGTGCTGCCACCTTGCGTGGATACCCTGCGCGACTGGATGATCACTGCTCTGAACCACGCCAACTCTACCTTTCACAGTCAAATCCCAAGCTAA